One Thermoplasma volcanium GSS1 genomic window carries:
- a CDS encoding glycosyltransferase family 4 protein, whose translation MKLLWFAHRDIKHPKAGGAERTIYEVGKRLSKLNIGVNLVTVNPGNLLEYENVDGIIIYRIKGNIRTHLYVRKMIKKINPDVIIDDMGHAVPWFSPWFTDKRVIVFFRHLHAKSLPGQVNFFLAKIITLVEKLYPIIYKNNIFVTESDTSENDLIDLGIKKDRIVRIPPGVDLNLFHTGKKTDNVQLLYFGGLRKYKRPEYAITIYENLYKKIDNLKLIIVGDGILLNEIKDKVKGKNYNIVFTGKLEYDELAKIIRESWVNLHFSVTEGWGYSILEASASGTPSVAFKVPGVVDTIIDGYNGFLVNNINEFTDKILYIIKNEDKFILNSRKFAENFTWEKTADLWYKLLNGN comes from the coding sequence ATGAAGCTTCTATGGTTCGCCCATAGGGATATTAAACACCCTAAGGCTGGTGGTGCAGAAAGGACAATATATGAAGTTGGTAAAAGGTTATCCAAATTAAATATTGGAGTTAATTTAGTAACCGTAAATCCTGGAAATTTATTGGAATATGAAAATGTTGATGGGATAATAATATATAGAATTAAAGGAAACATAAGGACTCATTTGTATGTAAGAAAAATGATTAAAAAAATAAATCCTGATGTCATAATAGATGATATGGGCCATGCTGTTCCCTGGTTTTCTCCATGGTTTACTGATAAAAGAGTGATAGTATTTTTCAGGCATTTGCACGCTAAGTCGTTACCAGGTCAGGTTAATTTCTTTCTTGCAAAAATTATAACTTTAGTCGAAAAATTATACCCAATCATATATAAAAATAATATATTTGTAACAGAATCCGATACATCGGAAAACGATTTAATTGATCTTGGAATTAAGAAAGATAGAATTGTAAGGATACCTCCTGGGGTTGATTTAAATTTATTTCATACAGGTAAAAAAACAGACAATGTTCAATTATTGTATTTTGGGGGATTAAGGAAATATAAAAGGCCAGAATATGCAATAACAATTTATGAAAACTTATACAAAAAAATAGATAATTTAAAATTAATAATTGTTGGCGATGGTATATTGTTAAATGAAATCAAAGATAAAGTTAAAGGTAAAAATTATAATATTGTTTTTACAGGTAAGTTAGAATATGATGAACTTGCTAAAATAATAAGGGAATCGTGGGTTAATTTGCATTTTTCTGTTACCGAGGGTTGGGGTTATTCTATTCTGGAAGCATCTGCTTCCGGTACGCCAAGTGTTGCTTTTAAAGTTCCTGGCGTAGTCGATACAATAATTGATGGTTATAATGGATTTTTAGTAAATAATATTAATGAATTTACTGATAAAATTTTGTACATAATAAAAAATGAGGATAAATTTATATTAAATTCGAGAAAATTTGCAGAGAATTTTACATGGGAAAAAACTGCAGATCTGTGGTACAAATTATTAAATGGTAATTAA
- a CDS encoding methyltransferase domain-containing protein: MDRNGNSQETGYEQTHAERHKLMLRDIIKLAGSDKLVCNIGLSSFDKLAVNYLGDRYYCAVPNVEFLKSVDQLYISEQNIIYYDITKNNPEPNSKFDLVIISETLEHIFADDEIVMRSIANLLRPNGIIYLTVPNAARHINRIKLLFGKNIFWSKYDILNGGYGHIREYTVIEVKSMLEKYFDVRQIYGFNPYGSKLIRISLNLLPTSWRSTIVAIGMKRS; encoded by the coding sequence ATGGATAGAAACGGCAATTCACAAGAGACAGGTTATGAACAAACACATGCTGAAAGGCATAAATTAATGTTAAGGGATATAATTAAACTTGCAGGTTCCGATAAACTGGTTTGTAACATTGGTTTATCTAGTTTTGATAAACTAGCGGTTAATTATTTAGGCGATAGGTACTATTGTGCAGTGCCGAACGTGGAATTCCTTAAATCTGTTGATCAATTATATATATCTGAACAGAATATTATTTATTATGATATCACTAAGAATAATCCCGAGCCAAATTCTAAATTTGACCTTGTTATTATTTCAGAAACCTTAGAGCATATATTTGCAGATGATGAAATTGTGATGCGTTCTATTGCCAATTTATTGCGTCCTAATGGGATCATTTATTTGACAGTTCCTAATGCAGCGCGGCATATTAATAGAATAAAATTATTGTTTGGTAAAAACATTTTTTGGTCTAAATACGACATTTTAAATGGTGGGTATGGTCATATTCGCGAATATACCGTTATTGAGGTTAAATCAATGTTAGAGAAATACTTCGACGTAAGACAAATTTATGGCTTTAACCCTTATGGATCAAAATTAATTCGTATATCTTTAAATTTGCTACCCACATCTTGGCGGTCTACTATAGTCGCTATAGGAATGAAACGCTCTTAA
- a CDS encoding glycosyltransferase gives MDALVSTKANSIAYQRSTVIIPAYNEEKRLMPVLYELCEYIRSNSLEWKVMVSIDGDDGTESNVKIMMQEYSFLSYSKGKGRGGKGAAIKRAITSATGEFVILMDADGSVPLKEIVKALDLTNYYDLIIFDRYSNRGNRIPFIRRFPSRGFNKLVRIFLGLKINDTQCGYKIIKREYAQRAFNKITISNAFFDVALLYYLKKERAKYIEIPVEYNYDRNSKFHVVELVLGEGISLIAFRIRNSRFYKYVPEKLISLYYRKFRWI, from the coding sequence ATGGACGCTTTGGTCTCAACTAAGGCTAATTCTATTGCTTATCAGCGTTCAACAGTAATTATCCCAGCATATAACGAGGAAAAAAGATTAATGCCAGTATTATACGAACTATGCGAATACATTAGATCAAATTCTTTGGAATGGAAAGTAATGGTATCTATCGATGGTGACGATGGAACAGAATCTAATGTCAAAATAATGATGCAGGAATATTCCTTTCTTTCCTATAGCAAGGGAAAAGGTCGAGGGGGAAAGGGTGCGGCAATAAAGCGTGCTATTACTTCAGCCACTGGAGAATTCGTCATACTTATGGATGCAGATGGCAGCGTTCCTTTAAAGGAAATAGTAAAGGCGCTCGACTTAACTAATTATTATGACTTAATTATTTTTGATAGGTATTCTAATAGAGGAAATAGAATTCCTTTCATCAGAAGGTTCCCAAGTAGGGGATTTAACAAGCTTGTTCGGATATTTCTTGGTCTAAAGATCAATGATACGCAGTGTGGCTATAAAATTATTAAGCGAGAATATGCTCAGAGGGCCTTCAACAAAATCACTATTAGCAATGCCTTTTTTGATGTAGCCCTTCTTTATTACCTAAAAAAGGAAAGAGCGAAATATATTGAGATCCCTGTTGAATATAACTATGATAGAAACAGTAAATTCCATGTCGTCGAATTAGTGTTAGGGGAAGGCATATCCCTCATAGCTTTTCGAATTAGAAATTCACGGTTTTATAAGTACGTGCCGGAGAAGCTAATTTCATTATACTATCGGAAATTTCGTTGGATCTAG
- a CDS encoding DUF2079 domain-containing protein, with protein sequence MEKYRSFHSYVFDLGVSSYLISHALSTRPIVYWKLIYFLLYPFYSLDPNPEYLLVFQDFFISLGSIPIYFISKKILNSEFFGFIFGILWLLYYPIYGVEWFDFHFMALFPTLFLTAVAFLSYKKYRFSLLFMFLSAITDYMAPLIILMYLVVLLVKRERVPKYYYASLVVPFFAVFVAVNIASPSYTLGLINYTAIIKDPAIIASMLVRKIIYYPMIALPLALLPFGSIDILMIIPYVGLSIVHNYTPYLMPILYQYPALTSAPIFLGALSSISKCMKKISRKKVKSILIVIISLSIITFLLFTPYGNLLTDNNNHFSYVDYFVGGNYQTSERITETKYDRYIYSAVSYVPKGSTLAIQNNMPQFTQDYRWVLPINNYSGSPEYVITDPYSVWFYNTTLSPGSYTNYVKFTNERLLSGYGIYFECDGIALLKKNYSGLPIKFVGMSFSSMSGSNLLFIAPGTYSVEVNSNVTRVYVLYGNNELSLPVSNGNFLFTTPVYLYNVTFTARTNSVFSFTQITW encoded by the coding sequence GTGGAAAAATACCGATCATTCCATTCATATGTCTTTGATTTGGGGGTTTCATCATATTTGATTTCTCATGCGCTATCAACAAGGCCAATCGTCTACTGGAAACTCATCTATTTTTTGCTATATCCTTTTTATTCTCTTGATCCGAATCCAGAGTATCTACTTGTTTTTCAGGATTTTTTTATTTCGTTAGGATCGATTCCTATTTATTTTATATCAAAGAAGATATTAAACTCAGAGTTTTTTGGATTTATCTTTGGTATTCTCTGGCTGCTTTATTATCCAATATACGGAGTTGAATGGTTTGATTTCCACTTTATGGCTTTGTTTCCTACTCTTTTTCTTACTGCTGTTGCATTTCTTAGTTATAAAAAATATAGGTTTTCTCTCCTTTTCATGTTCCTCTCAGCCATAACCGATTATATGGCCCCTCTAATAATATTGATGTATCTTGTTGTACTCTTAGTGAAACGAGAGCGAGTGCCAAAGTATTATTATGCTTCTCTAGTTGTACCGTTCTTTGCTGTGTTTGTTGCAGTTAATATAGCCTCGCCTTCTTATACTTTAGGCTTAATAAATTATACAGCGATAATAAAAGATCCGGCTATAATTGCATCTATGCTTGTAAGGAAGATTATATATTACCCAATGATAGCACTTCCTTTAGCGCTTTTGCCCTTTGGTTCTATAGATATACTTATGATAATTCCATACGTCGGTTTATCAATTGTTCATAATTATACTCCATATCTTATGCCTATACTGTATCAATACCCTGCGCTAACTTCTGCACCGATATTCTTAGGAGCATTGAGTTCCATATCTAAATGTATGAAAAAGATAAGTAGGAAAAAAGTTAAGAGTATACTAATTGTTATTATTTCGTTATCGATAATAACGTTCTTACTGTTTACACCCTATGGCAATTTATTAACCGATAATAATAATCATTTTAGTTACGTTGATTACTTCGTTGGGGGAAATTACCAAACTTCAGAACGGATTACCGAGACAAAGTATGATAGGTACATATATTCGGCTGTATCTTATGTTCCAAAAGGTTCTACACTGGCTATACAAAATAATATGCCTCAATTTACTCAGGACTACAGATGGGTATTGCCTATAAATAATTACAGCGGATCTCCAGAATATGTTATCACTGATCCTTACAGTGTTTGGTTCTACAATACGACTCTATCGCCAGGATCTTACACAAACTACGTGAAATTCACAAACGAAAGGCTCCTCTCTGGTTATGGAATTTATTTCGAATGTGATGGAATTGCCCTGTTGAAAAAAAATTATAGCGGTTTGCCAATAAAATTTGTAGGAATGTCATTTTCCTCAATGTCTGGTTCGAATTTACTTTTCATAGCTCCAGGAACATACAGTGTTGAAGTTAACAGCAATGTGACTAGAGTATACGTATTGTACGGCAATAATGAATTATCTCTTCCTGTTAGCAACGGAAACTTTCTCTTTACTACACCTGTTTACCTCTATAACGTCACCTTTACTGCTCGTACTAATTCCGTTTTTTCGTTTACACAGATAACTTGGTAA
- a CDS encoding NAD-dependent epimerase/dehydratase family protein: MAIENKEILVTGGAGFIGSNLVARLSEKNHVYVLDSLQTGSLHNIDGLSNVEFIKDYAKNVSNYCINPDYIFHIGVYSSSPMYRSNPFLVSEAIHDMIAILELAKKSKTPVVFASTSSIYNGVKPPHRENVTPLVSDYYTEARISMERISELYSKLYDINISAMRFFSIYGYREMKKRMYANLVSQFLWDMHSKKSPIIYGDGEQRRDFVFVDDVVDALILAAEKSDGFQVYNVGTGVNYSLNELVQKLNKYLGSNIEPKYVENPMAKTYVHETLADTNKAEKMIGFRAKISLDEGIKRLISYYGYA; this comes from the coding sequence ATGGCTATAGAAAATAAAGAGATTCTAGTTACAGGTGGCGCAGGTTTCATAGGTTCAAATCTTGTTGCTAGATTATCTGAAAAGAACCACGTTTATGTTTTAGATTCTTTACAAACTGGTTCCCTACATAACATAGATGGGCTTTCGAACGTTGAATTTATTAAGGATTATGCCAAAAACGTATCAAACTACTGTATAAACCCAGATTATATATTTCACATCGGCGTGTATTCATCTTCACCAATGTATAGGTCTAATCCCTTTCTGGTCAGCGAAGCAATACACGACATGATAGCTATACTGGAACTCGCAAAGAAATCTAAAACACCAGTCGTGTTTGCATCTACATCCTCAATATATAACGGTGTAAAACCGCCCCATAGGGAAAATGTAACCCCACTTGTTTCAGATTATTATACTGAAGCAAGGATATCGATGGAAAGAATATCTGAACTTTATTCAAAACTTTATGATATAAATATATCCGCTATGCGCTTCTTTTCTATATACGGATACCGTGAAATGAAGAAAAGGATGTATGCAAATCTTGTCTCACAATTCCTCTGGGATATGCACAGCAAAAAATCCCCAATCATATACGGAGATGGGGAACAGAGACGTGATTTCGTGTTTGTTGATGATGTTGTAGACGCACTTATCCTAGCAGCTGAAAAATCGGATGGATTTCAAGTTTATAATGTCGGGACTGGCGTTAATTATTCCCTAAATGAACTCGTACAAAAGCTGAACAAATACCTCGGTTCTAACATTGAACCGAAGTACGTGGAGAACCCAATGGCCAAGACCTATGTCCACGAGACGCTTGCAGATACTAATAAAGCAGAGAAAATGATCGGGTTCAGGGCTAAGATCTCTCTCGATGAAGGAATTAAGAGATTAATATCATACTATGGATACGCATGA
- a CDS encoding kinase gives MIITKTPLRITFVGGGTDIPEYYRKKGGAVVSAAINKYIYVIVNKKFDNKIRISYSKTEMVDSVEDIEHPSVRESLKLLGIDGGIEILSISDIPSKGTGLGSSSTFLVGLLNALHAYKGELTSREELAREAVLIEREILKEPGGKQDQYMAAYGGINLMNFNQDESVYVRPLSINAKSLEDFRNHLLLLYTGIQRNSTDIHKKQREEVIKKEEYYDEMKELAYTFFEAVYKAEYPRIGAIMDANWKNKKKLTDGISNDIIDNLYELAMKKGAYGGKLIGAGGGGFLLFVCEPSDSDDIIKALSLRKIDFDFDFEGSRIIYVSKD, from the coding sequence ATGATAATAACGAAGACACCTCTTAGGATAACCTTTGTTGGCGGAGGAACAGATATACCAGAATATTACAGGAAAAAAGGTGGTGCCGTTGTATCAGCAGCCATCAATAAGTACATATACGTTATTGTTAACAAAAAATTCGACAACAAAATTAGAATTTCTTATTCTAAGACAGAAATGGTAGATTCCGTTGAGGATATCGAACATCCATCTGTAAGGGAATCACTTAAGCTCCTTGGAATAGATGGAGGAATAGAAATACTGTCTATATCCGATATACCTTCGAAAGGGACTGGTCTGGGATCCAGCAGTACGTTCCTCGTGGGTTTGTTGAATGCACTTCACGCCTACAAAGGAGAACTTACGTCTAGGGAAGAACTCGCCAGGGAAGCTGTTTTAATCGAAAGAGAAATACTAAAAGAGCCAGGAGGAAAACAGGATCAATACATGGCTGCTTATGGCGGCATAAATCTCATGAATTTCAACCAAGACGAAAGTGTTTACGTGAGGCCTTTATCAATAAACGCAAAATCTCTGGAGGATTTCCGAAATCACCTTCTTCTCTTGTACACTGGAATACAACGAAATTCAACGGATATCCATAAAAAGCAAAGGGAAGAAGTAATTAAGAAAGAAGAGTACTATGATGAAATGAAAGAGCTTGCTTATACTTTCTTTGAAGCAGTATACAAGGCAGAATACCCCAGAATAGGTGCAATAATGGATGCAAATTGGAAAAACAAGAAAAAGCTCACCGATGGTATTAGCAACGATATCATAGACAATCTTTATGAACTTGCTATGAAGAAAGGAGCATATGGGGGCAAACTTATAGGTGCTGGCGGTGGTGGATTTCTGCTATTTGTGTGTGAACCTTCTGATTCGGATGATATAATTAAGGCCCTTTCACTTAGAAAAATAGATTTTGATTTTGATTTTGAAGGTTCTAGAATAATATATGTTTCAAAAGACTGA
- a CDS encoding flippase, whose amino-acid sequence MPQTSSLLGIDALYQFTGAGAQLFSGALFYTVIVRFFSASQVGAVALFIAIIGLFNLIFSFGLGTAVQHFASYHLGRQEYATAKSIVFKILILGIIFSSIGLITMFYLAKPISITFMHTAQYTPIVKLLSIVLVGDVLFGLLNGSALGLQLFRASGLMNIIIWITYYSTALVLAFLLKSLYYVVVGWSVGIFLGVILYLYLIIKSTKNYKGRPRHLTPSLLFQFSIPVLLSSIISYGATYIDRFIVAGLMTLSALGVYNFALLVASSIGFIVAPLNNIMLPKFSEFYGEGNRENIKNRTAIATTVVAGVYVPAALGVAVLSKMIITLLAGKYYEEGSDAISIIMVFSALFVTSNVMTQLIAAVRETRVFIYSSAASLASNAILSIILIPHFGIEGASIGFSSIYAASFFVLYKYAKKTGFYQANVYDLAKVWGSSLVMVFVVLAFEVRFGTSIDLLVPYILLGAVVYLGMIKSTRLIHRNEALFLSSLFPQSMPFITKLIRLISSE is encoded by the coding sequence ATGCCCCAGACATCTTCTTTGCTCGGTATTGATGCGTTATACCAATTTACCGGAGCTGGGGCACAGTTGTTTTCTGGAGCTCTTTTTTACACGGTTATTGTAAGGTTTTTTAGTGCGTCTCAGGTCGGAGCTGTTGCTCTTTTTATAGCAATCATAGGTCTATTCAATCTAATATTCTCCTTCGGGCTGGGTACAGCCGTACAACATTTCGCATCGTACCATCTTGGTAGGCAGGAATACGCCACTGCAAAAAGCATAGTTTTTAAAATACTAATACTCGGTATAATATTCTCCTCTATAGGTTTAATAACTATGTTTTACCTAGCTAAACCTATATCAATTACATTTATGCATACCGCTCAATACACCCCTATAGTAAAACTTCTCAGTATTGTGTTAGTTGGCGATGTATTATTCGGTCTGCTTAATGGAAGCGCACTTGGTTTACAGCTTTTCCGCGCATCTGGTTTAATGAACATTATAATTTGGATAACTTATTACTCTACCGCTCTTGTTCTAGCATTTCTTCTTAAATCACTATATTACGTTGTTGTTGGTTGGTCTGTTGGAATATTCCTTGGTGTCATCCTTTACCTATACCTTATAATAAAATCCACAAAAAATTACAAAGGTAGGCCTCGCCATTTAACCCCCTCTCTGCTTTTCCAGTTTTCGATACCTGTACTCCTATCGTCCATAATATCTTATGGGGCAACATACATAGATAGATTTATTGTAGCTGGTCTAATGACACTTTCTGCTCTAGGAGTTTATAATTTCGCTCTACTTGTAGCAAGTTCAATCGGTTTCATAGTCGCTCCTTTGAACAACATTATGCTGCCAAAATTTTCGGAATTCTACGGGGAAGGGAATAGGGAAAATATAAAAAATAGGACAGCCATAGCTACGACAGTAGTCGCTGGAGTATATGTTCCCGCAGCCCTTGGAGTAGCTGTACTCTCAAAGATGATAATAACTTTGCTCGCAGGCAAATATTACGAAGAAGGATCAGATGCAATTTCAATAATAATGGTTTTTTCAGCTCTATTCGTAACCAGCAACGTTATGACGCAGCTCATAGCAGCTGTAAGGGAGACAAGAGTTTTTATCTATTCTAGCGCCGCTTCCCTTGCAAGCAATGCAATACTTTCAATTATTCTTATACCACATTTCGGGATAGAAGGCGCTTCGATTGGATTCTCATCAATATATGCTGCATCGTTCTTCGTACTTTACAAGTATGCTAAAAAAACCGGTTTCTATCAGGCTAATGTATACGATTTAGCAAAGGTGTGGGGTTCTTCGCTGGTTATGGTTTTTGTCGTTTTGGCGTTCGAAGTACGTTTCGGCACATCTATAGATCTATTAGTGCCGTATATACTTCTCGGCGCTGTAGTTTACCTAGGTATGATTAAGTCAACTCGTCTGATACACAGGAATGAGGCATTATTCCTGTCTTCACTTTTTCCACAATCAATGCCATTTATAACGAAATTGATAAGGCTAATATCTTCAGAATAG